The sequence AGCAGTTATTCCCGCTTTTTTGGCTAATTCAACACAATCCGGAAATGGGAAAAATGCGTCACTTGCCATCGAAGCACCAGTCAAATCAAATCCAAAAGCTTTTGCTTTGTCTACAGCCTGCATTAAAGCATCGACTCTAGAAGTTTGACCTGTACCTGAAGAAATCAATGTTCCGTTTTTAGCAAATACAATTGTGTTTGATTTTGTATTCTTGCAGATTTTAGAAGCAAAGATCAAATCTTCGATCTCTTGAGCAGTAGGTTCTGTAATGGTAACGGTTTTTAAATGCTCTTTATTATCCGTAATATTATTTCTGTCTTGAATTAACAAACCATTAAGACAAGTTCTTACTTGACGAGCTGGTAATTCAACTTCATTTTGAACTAAAATGATTCTGTTTTTTTTCTCTTGTAAAACTGTAACTGCCTCATCATCATACGCTGGAGCAATTACCACTTCGCAAAATAGTTTGTTGATTTCCTGTGCAGTTTCTAAATCAATTTTAGTATTAGAAATTAACACTCCACCAAAAGCTGATGTTGGATCACAAGCCAAAGCAGCCAAATAAGCTTCGCTGATTGTTTTTCTTGAAGCCAATCCGCAAGCATTGTTGTGTTTTAAAATTGCGAATGTTGGTCCGTCGGTTTTAAACTCAGCAATTAAATTTACTGCGGCATCAACATCTAATAAGTTGTTGTATGACAATTCTTTTCCATGAAGTTTTTTGAACATCGCGTCAAAATCTCCAAAGAAGAATCCTTTTTGGTGAGGGTTTTCACCGTATCTTAAAACTTGACCGTTTGCAATGCTTTCTTTGTAAATAGTCTCGTCTGTGTTGAAATAATTAAAAATCGCTCCATCATAGTGAGATGAAACGTGGAACGCTTTAGTAGCAAACAATCTTCTGTTTTCAAGAGTTGTGCTTCCGTTTTGTTCTGTAATCAAATCTAAAAGCAAACTGTACTCGTTAACTGAAGCAACAATTACTGTGTCTTTGAAATTTTTTGCGCCTGCGCGGATTAATGAAATGCCGCCAATGTCGATTTTTTCAATAATATCTTGTTCGCTTGCGCCAGAAGCAACAGTTTTTTCAAAAGGATACAAAT comes from Flavobacterium sp. KACC 22761 and encodes:
- the purH gene encoding bifunctional phosphoribosylaminoimidazolecarboxamide formyltransferase/IMP cyclohydrolase — protein: MSTTKKIQSALISVFSKDGLEPIVRKLHEQNVTLYSTGGTEDFIKNLGIPVVPVEDITSFPEILGGRVKTLHPKIFGGILNRQDNESDVQQMKEFDIPQIDLVIVDLYPFEKTVASGASEQDIIEKIDIGGISLIRAGAKNFKDTVIVASVNEYSLLLDLITEQNGSTTLENRRLFATKAFHVSSHYDGAIFNYFNTDETIYKESIANGQVLRYGENPHQKGFFFGDFDAMFKKLHGKELSYNNLLDVDAAVNLIAEFKTDGPTFAILKHNNACGLASRKTISEAYLAALACDPTSAFGGVLISNTKIDLETAQEINKLFCEVVIAPAYDDEAVTVLQEKKNRIILVQNEVELPARQVRTCLNGLLIQDRNNITDNKEHLKTVTITEPTAQEIEDLIFASKICKNTKSNTIVFAKNGTLISSGTGQTSRVDALMQAVDKAKAFGFDLTGASMASDAFFPFPDCVELAKKAGITAVIQPGGSIKDELSINYCNENNLAMVFTGTRHFKH